Proteins encoded by one window of Myxocyprinus asiaticus isolate MX2 ecotype Aquarium Trade chromosome 35, UBuf_Myxa_2, whole genome shotgun sequence:
- the rps15 gene encoding 40S ribosomal protein S15 yields MADVEQKKKRTFRKFTYRGVDLDQLLDMSYEQLMQLYCARQRRRLNRGLRRKQQSLLKRLRKAKKEAPPMEKPEVVKTHLRDMVILPEMVGSMVGVYNGKTFNQVEIKPEMIGHYLGEFSITYKPVKHGRPGIGATHSSRFIPLK; encoded by the exons ATG GCGGACGTTGAGCAAAAGAAGAAGCGCACCTTCAGGAAATTCACCTACAGAGGTGTGGATCTGGACCAGCTGCTGGACATGTCCTA TGAGCAGCTGATGCAGCTCTATTGTGCCAGGCAGAGAAGGAGGTTGAACCGTGGCCTCAGGAGGAAGCAGCAGTCTCTCCTTAAACGCCTCCGCAAGGCCAAGAAGGAGGCTCCACCGATGGAGAAACCAGAGGTTGTGAAAACTCACCTGAGAGACATGGTCATTCTTCCGGAGATGGTTGGCTCCATGGTCGGCGTGTACAATGGCAAGACCTTCAACCAGGTTGAAATCAAG CCCGAGATGATTGGTCATTACCTTGGAGAATTCTCCATCACATACAAGCCTGTTAAGCATGGCCGTCCAGGTATTGGAGCCACTCACTCTTCCCGCTTCATTCCACTGAAGTAA
- the abhd8b gene encoding protein ABHD8: MLTSFVDGIFCCFTGKSTNVVVPIESSEPTDGFEFVEVKPGRVLRVRHIIPDKPVVEEPGTGEGGTVSCKRKISVYRNGQLLIENVNEATHPEMVRYQNGDSTVDKEINYYEPPVAAGQTAVPTPGSDAGKNADVKPAPPQNQQQPQRRRRKPKRSIVIDCERKITCCKGTHPNVALFFIHGVGGSLDIWGSQLDYFSQLGYEVIAPDLAGHGASSAPQIPAAYTFYALSEDLRIIFKRYAKRRNILVGHSYGVSFCTFLAHEYPEQVHKVVMINGGGPTALEPSLCSVFNLPTCVLNFLSPCLTWSFLMAGFAHQGAREKKLLKENNAFNVSSFVLRSMMSGQYWPEGDEVYHAELTVPVLLVHGMYDKFVPIQEDQRMAEILLLGFLKVIDDGSHMVMMECPDVVNTLLHEFFLWQPSTDPKTKQEAATTKTSTKPHKDTARPKTAPRSPSKSQSDIRPTTAPKISNNGTEALVDNKSKGKK; the protein is encoded by the exons ATGCTGACCAGTTTTGTGGATGGAATATTCTGTTGCTTCACAGGCAAGTCAACCAACGTGGTGGTGCCAATTGAATCCTCTGAGCCTACAGATGGTTTTGAATTTGTGGAGGTGAAACCAGGAAGGGTTTTGAGAGTTCGACATATTATTCCAGACAAACCAGTGGTTGAGGAGCCAGGGACTGGGGAAGGGGGTACTGTAAGCTGCAAGCGTAAAATCTCAGTGTACCGAAACGGACAACTTCTGATTGAGAATGTGAATGAAGCTACGCATCCAGAGATGGTCCGCTATCAGAATGGAGACAGCACTGTGGATAAGGAGATTAATTATTATGAACCTCCGGTAGCAGCGGGCCAGACTGCAGTGCCAACACCAGGGTCTGATGCAGGAAAGAATGCAGATGTCAAACCTGCACCGCCGCAGAATCAGCAGCAACCACAGCGCAGACGGCGCAAACCCAAACGCTCCATCGTGATTGACTGTGAGCGGAAGATCACATGTTGCAAAGGCACTCACCCTAATGTGGCCTTGTTTTTCATTCATGGGGTTGGAGGATCACTGGACATTTGGGGAAGCCAACTGGACTATTTTTCACAACTTGGCTATGAGGTCATTGCCCCAGACCTGGCCGGCCATGGTGCGAGTTCAGCTCCTCAAATCCCTGCTGCATATACATTTTACGCTCTATCTGAGGATCTTAGAATCATATTCAAGAGATATGCAAAGCGACGGAATATTTTAGTAGGGCACTCGTATGG AGTCTCATTTTGCACCTTCCTGGCTCATGAGTATCCAGAGCAAGTTCACAAGGTTGTGATGATTAATGGTGGTGGTCCTACAGCGCTCGAGCCCAGTCTCTGCTCTGTCTTCAACTTACCAACTTGTGTCCTTAACTTCCTGTCCCCGTGCCTTACCTGGAGCTTCCTCAT GGCTGGATTTGCCCATCAGGGAGCACGAGAAAAGAAATTACTGAAAGAAAACAATGCCTTCAATGTATCCTCCTTCGTTCTGCGGTCCATGATGAGTGGACAGTACTGGCCGGAGGGTGATGAGGTTTACCATGCTGAACTCACTGTGCCTGTTCTGCTTGTCCACGGCATGTACGACAAGTTTGTACCAATACAAGAGGACCAACGTATGGCAGAG ATCCTCTTGCTGGGCTTTCTGAAGGTCATTGATGACGGCAGTCACATGGTCATGATGGAGTGCCCTGATGTAGTTAATACTCTCTTACATGAATTCTTCCTTTGGCAGCCATCAACTGACCCAAAAACCAAACAGGAAGCAGCCACCACAAAGACCTCCACCAAACCTCACAAGGACACAGCAAGGCCTAAAACTGCCCCTAGGTCGCCCTCCAAATCTCAGTCAGACATAAGGCCAACAACTGCCCCAAAGATCAGCAATAATGGGACAGAGGCCCTGGTTGACAACAAATCTAAGGGCAAGAAATAG